The Symphalangus syndactylus isolate Jambi chromosome 3, NHGRI_mSymSyn1-v2.1_pri, whole genome shotgun sequence genome has a segment encoding these proteins:
- the VSIG10L2 gene encoding V-set and immunoglobulin domain-containing protein 10-like 2 isoform X2 — translation MGDQFVMLSCEWPGGEPPATLSWLDEQQQPLGGSSSSVAVHLLQAQEDLAGREFTCQGTHLLRTPDPHCHLQLGYPAPPNVTISRLTYGRHRREVQLQWAISGSGNLTGFLVQRKGAKAPTEGFQRRC, via the exons ATGGGGGACCAGTTCGTCATGCTGAGCTGTGAGTGGCCTGGCGGCGAGCCCCCCGCCACGCTGAGCTGGCTTGATGAACAGCAGCAGCCCCTGGGCGGTAGCAGCTCCTCGGTGGCCGTTCACCTCCTGCAAGCCCAAGAAGATCTGGCTGGCAGAGAGTTCACCTGCCAGGGCACTCACCTGCTCAGGACCCCTGACCCCCACTGCCACCTCCAGCTGG GATATCCAGCTCCTCCCAATGTCACCATCAGCCGCCTGACCTACGGGAGGCACCGGAGAGAGGTGCAGCTTCAATGGGCCATCTCAGGATCCGGGAACCTGACCGGCTTCCTGGTGCAGCGGAAG GGAGCAAAGGCACCAACAGAGGGGTTCCAGAGAAGATGCTGA
- the VSIG10L2 gene encoding V-set and immunoglobulin domain-containing protein 10-like 2 isoform X1 translates to MVGQRAQHNPVSLLLLIRLCLLHPRASGQPHPTPEAPAEEVVSVQGVRGGSVELACGSGPAPLLVLWSFIPLGSLVPRPVAVTDGAMSKVEAIASALGVVSLRNSSLVLGELREGARGHFLCQVLHVAGGQLHTAYSHLTLAVLVPVSKPQVRLSNPSPVEGASVVATCAVWEGTEPVTFAWQHQASRGLGEALVGVTEPLLQLDPVNRTHLGWYMCSASNSVNRLSSDGAFLDVIYGPDKPVITVEPLGLTEEGFWASEREEVTLSCLAASNPPSHYVWLRDHTQVHTGPTYVIARAGRVHTGLYTCLARNSYLDARTQTTVQLTIYYPPEGQPSCAVHPSPEAVTLLCAWPGGLPPAQLQWDGPQGPGPTAPSNATWSHAAAQLPSGSVFTCTGQHPALAPPALCTVMLWEPLGRPTCWSTATMGDQFVMLSCEWPGGEPPATLSWLDEQQQPLGGSSSSVAVHLLQAQEDLAGREFTCQGTHLLRTPDPHCHLQLEAPQLDVAEPRVSVLEGGEAWLECSLRGGTPPAQLLWLGPQQQEVDPGTSGFMLHPEGAQLRLRIYNADPAHHRGTYQCVARNAVGNSSRSVLLEVLRYPAPPNVTISRLTYGRHRREVQLQWAISGSGNLTGFLVQRKASALGPGAGAWETAASDIEPESRGRWLGGLDPGVLYAFRILALNHHTAGHPSEVKTPADPPFSAYPAVLGAAGTGMVVATVACLLVFQYAARHPETFPCLGQLLVPMEQRHQQRGSREDAEAQAGLETPTTTPGLDPAQETMDAPVNVTITVTATP, encoded by the exons ATGGTGGGTCAGAGGGCCCAGCACAACCCGGTCAGCCTCCTGCTGCTGATACGCCTCTGCCTTCTGCACCCGAGGGCCTCAG GCCAGCCCCACCCGACCCCCGAGGCCCCTgcagaggaggtggtgtctgTCCAGGGAGTGCGAGGTGGCTCCGTGGAGCTGGCCTGTGGCTCCGGGCCTGCCCCGCTGCTGGTCCTCTGGAGCTTCATCCCCCTGGGTTCCCTGGTTCCCCGGCCTGTGGCCGTCACCGATGGAGCCATGTCCAAGGTGGAGGCCATCGCCTCGGCTCTGGGAGTCGTGAGTCTGAGGAACAGCAGCCTGGTGCTGGGGGAGCTTCGCGAGGGTGCCCGCGGCCACTTTCTATGCCAGGTTCTGCACGTGGCTGGTGGCCAGCTCCACACTGCCTACTCCCACCTCACGCTGGCTGTGCTGG TGCCGGTGTCCAAGCCTCAAGTGCGACTGAGTAACCCATCCCCAGTGGAGGGAGCCTCCGTGGTGGCCACGTGTGCAGTGTGGGAGGGCACAGAGCCTGTGACCTTTGCCTGGCAGCATCAGGCATCCCGAGGCCTTGGAGAGGCCCTGGTGGGGGTCACTGAGCCACTATTGCAGCTGGACCCTGTCAACCGGACACACCTAGGCTGGTACATGTGCAGCGCCAGCAACTCCGTGAACAGGCTGAGCAGTGACGGGGCCTTCCTGGACGTCATTT ATGGTCCTGACAAGCCTGTGATCACCGTGGAGCCACTGGGACTCACTGAGGAGGGCTTCTGGGCCAGTGAGAGGGAAGAGGTGACCCTGAGCTGTCTGGCTGCCTCCAACCCACCTAGTCACTATGTGTGGCTCCGTGACCACACGCAAGTCCACACGGGGCCTACCTATGTCATCGCCAGAGCTGGCCGTGTCCACACAGGCCTGTACACCTGCCTGGCCCGCAACAGCTACCTGGACGCCCGCACCCAGACTACTGTCCAGCTCACCATCTACT ATCCCCCTGAGGGACAGCCCTCCTGTGCAGTGCATCCCAGCCCTGAGGCTGTGACTCTGCTCTGCGCCTGGCCTGGGGGGCTTCCGCCTGCCCAGCTGCAATGGGATGGGCCCCAGGGACCTGGCCCTACTGCCCCCAGCAACGCCACCTGGAGTCATGCAGCCGCCCAGCTCCCCAGTGGCAGCGTCTTCACCTGCACTGGCCAGCACCCAGCCCTGGCACCACCTGCCCTCTGCACGGTCATGCTCT GGGAGCCTCTCGGGAGACCCACCTGCTGGAGCACAGCCACAATGGGGGACCAGTTCGTCATGCTGAGCTGTGAGTGGCCTGGCGGCGAGCCCCCCGCCACGCTGAGCTGGCTTGATGAACAGCAGCAGCCCCTGGGCGGTAGCAGCTCCTCGGTGGCCGTTCACCTCCTGCAAGCCCAAGAAGATCTGGCTGGCAGAGAGTTCACCTGCCAGGGCACTCACCTGCTCAGGACCCCTGACCCCCACTGCCACCTCCAGCTGG AAGCCCCACAGCTGGACGTGGCTGAGCCCCGCGTGTCAGTGTTGGAGGGGGGAGAGGCCTGGCTGGAGTGTTCTCTCCGCGGGGGCACACCACCTGCCCAGCTCCTCTGGCTGGGGCCTCAACAACAAGAAGTGGACCCCGGCACTTCAGGATTCATGCTGCACCCTGAGGGTGCCCAGCTGCGCCTGCGCATCTACAATGCTGACCCGGCACACCACAGGGGCACCTACCAATGCGTGGCCCGCAACGCCGTGGGCAACAGCAGTCGGAGCGTGCTGCTGGAGGTCCTGA GATATCCAGCTCCTCCCAATGTCACCATCAGCCGCCTGACCTACGGGAGGCACCGGAGAGAGGTGCAGCTTCAATGGGCCATCTCAGGATCCGGGAACCTGACCGGCTTCCTGGTGCAGCGGAAGGCCAGTGCCCTGGGCCCAGGAGCTGGGGCGTGGGAGACGGCAGCTAGTGACATCGAGCCAGAGAGTCGAGGCCGGTGGCTGGGAGGCTTGGACCCCGGGGTCCTTTATGCCTTCCGCATCCTGGCTCTGAATCACCACACTGCAGGACATCCCTCTGAGGTGAAGACACCAG CGGACCCCCCCTTCAGCGCCTATCCAGCGGTGTTGGGTGCAGCAGGCACAGGAATGGTGGTAGCAACGGTGGCCTGTCTGCTGGTGTTCCAGTATGCTGCCCGGCACCCGGAGACTTTCCCCT GCCTTGGTCAATTGCTTGTTCCCAT GGAGCAAAGGCACCAACAGAGGGGTTCCAGAGAAGATGCTGAGGCACAGGCAG GCCTTGAAACACCAACCACCACCCCAGGTTTGGATCCTGCACAAGAAACCATGGATGCTCCAGTGAATGTCACCATCACAGTGACTGCAACACCATAA
- the VSIG10L2 gene encoding V-set and immunoglobulin domain-containing protein 10-like 2 isoform X3 encodes MGDQFVMLSCEWPGGEPPATLSWLDEQQQPLGGSSSSVAVHLLQAQEDLAGREFTCQGTHLLRTPDPHCHLQLGSKGTNRGVPEKMLRHRQALKHQPPPQVWILHKKPWMLQ; translated from the exons ATGGGGGACCAGTTCGTCATGCTGAGCTGTGAGTGGCCTGGCGGCGAGCCCCCCGCCACGCTGAGCTGGCTTGATGAACAGCAGCAGCCCCTGGGCGGTAGCAGCTCCTCGGTGGCCGTTCACCTCCTGCAAGCCCAAGAAGATCTGGCTGGCAGAGAGTTCACCTGCCAGGGCACTCACCTGCTCAGGACCCCTGACCCCCACTGCCACCTCCAGCTGG GGAGCAAAGGCACCAACAGAGGGGTTCCAGAGAAGATGCTGAGGCACAGGCAG GCCTTGAAACACCAACCACCACCCCAGGTTTGGATCCTGCACAAGAAACCATGGATGCTCCAGTGA